The nucleotide sequence cagataggtgacacaaaaattaaattttacttacttacttttttTACTTGTGTGTTTATTCCTGATAATGCATCTCAATTGTCAGACATAACCAAGAACATCTTGCAGGCAGGGAAAGAAGCCAAAGACATTGGAGAATCAAACATGGGATGGGATGTTGGTTGGAGTATTGGTtcatggttttgggggatttttaaATCTTTAGAAAGTGTCATTTTGTATGGGATGGTCTGCATAGTAATGGTAGTGGCAATAATTTGTGGAGGATGGAAACTCTTAAATTGCTGTGTAAAGGAAGGTCTCAAATTGAGAAATACTGATCAAGATAAGAAAAGGCACCCCCCATCTTTGTTTCCATGAAGAGCATGTCCTCAAGTTTATGCCAGGAGAATAATCTCAAGGATCCACAAATTATTGACACTATGTCAGAATCAACCTATCATCTTTCCCCCATAGAAAAGAGGAACTTGGGAAAATCTCAGAATCAGGGTCAAGCTCAGGTTCAGAAGACAATCTGTCTGAAGCTTCAGAAGAAGAATAAGGGGTTGGAGTGTTGGGCTCTCCCAGAATGGAAAGAGGCTTATATGTCTTCCAGACTCagagagcctactggatcagagcACTTATAGGATTATATTCTTTATTATTCCAAGAAGGGAAGGGGATTCAACAGGGTAGGTGAACTCCTAAGATGGTGCTACCCTCCTTGTTGTCTCTTAAATCTTCCTAATTTAAAGCTTTATTGTTTTAGGATAATATGAATAAACAGGCTGAGGATCTTCCTGATTCCAGTGGTGAAGAGACCAGTTGTAACATCACCGACAGAACACTCAATGAGGATATTATCCAGAATGACAATTTAAATCTATTGGCTGAAATAAGAGATAAACCATTCAAAATAGATCAGGGAACTCAAACTGAACCTGTAAAAAGAATTCCATTAGTTCCTATAGGTCCAGTGAGCATAAATGCGTTAAAACCAAAGAAGAAAACTTGACATCGTTGTGACTATAGCTGGTATGCTTTGCAGTGTGCTGTAGAGGCAGTAATAAATAATACCATGAGTTCAGCAGTAGCTGGAATGGTTTATGGTGTACCTCGTACCACCATATGGGCAAGAGCTAGGAACTGGAGACTAAAATATGGGGATGTACCTCCCAGTCAAGTTGAAGTTCCCATTTGTCCATGTTCTCCAGGAAAAGCCTGTCGCAAATGTTTCCAAGTCATGGATCTTTCTGGATGGAATTATCCTCCTGATCAGGATGAAATCGAAATTCTCCGGTTGAACGGAACGTTCAAAAGGGAGGATTGTGGAAGGAATTTTGATTTTATTCCCTCAGGTCAAAATATTTACTCTGTTTAGTTTAATATGGCtaaaatatattgtttgcagTGTTCAATATCATAAATATATTGTTTGCAGTGTTCAATATCATAAATATATTGTTTGCAGTGTTCAATATAATAGGGAAGTTTTTGTTGTCTCAATGTGTTGTAGTCTCAATGTGTTGTTGGAcaatggtgtcaggaggaggggtttggatttgtaaggcactggggaacatatctggacaagccaggcctgtacaaaagggacgggacCCTCTTGAACCAGAATAGAACCAGaatgctggcacttaaaattaaaaaggtggcagagtagcttttaaactgactgagggggaaaacctgacaggagctAAGGAAGGttcggttcagaataaaccttccccctgggataaagactacagaaatgatgaaattttaaaaggggtggcctagaagtaggcattctGAGAGCAGGGGCaaaggatatcaattcagaagggcaaagttaccacaggccaaaccagaagtgccaaagacacttaaaGAGAGACActacttacaagtgcctgtacaataacgctaggagcctccgaaccaagatgggagaactggagtgcttggtcttagagaagagcattgatatagtcagcataacagagacctggtggaatggagaaaaccagtgggatacagttatccctggatataaactatttaagaaggacagggaaggacatattggtggcggtggcaatctatatgtgaaagaaggcattgaatccagcaagcttgaaacctcAAAAGAGGCAGacccctccacagaatcattgtgggtggtgataccatgccccaggagggatttaatactgggaatgatctatcgtccccctgaacaaaatgctcagggagaccttgagatgagatatgaaattgaggaagcatccaaactaggaaatgtggtagtaatgggtgacttcaactacccggacatagactggctgcatatgtgttccagtcatgacaaagaagcaaaattgcaagatattctaaatgactattcccttgaccagttggtcatggaaccgaccagacggatggcaaccctggacttaatcctcactgGAAACCAGGACctagtgcgagatgtaagtgttgttaaactgattgggagcagtgaccggagtgctattaaattaaacatacatgtaaatggccaattgccaagaaaatccaacatggtcacatttgatttcaaaagaggaaacttcacaaaaatgaggggattggtaaaaagaaagctgaaaagcaaagtccagaggatcacatcactcaaaaatgcttggaagttgtttaaaaacactatattagaagctcaactggagtgcataccgcagatcagaaaaggtaccgccagggccaagaagatgccagcatggttaacgagcaaagtcaaggaagctcttagaggcaaaaagtcttccttcaaaaaatggaagtcttgtccaaatgaagaaaataaaaaagaacacaaactctggcaaaagaaatgcaagaagacaataagggatgctaaaaagaatttaaggagcacattgctaagaacataaaaaccaacaacaaaaaaatatataaatacattgaaagcaggagaccatctagggaggcgattggacccttggatgataagggagtcaaaggtgtactaaagaacgataaggagattgcagagaagctaaatgaattctttgcatctgtcttcacagtggaacatacagtgcagatccctgaacctgaactaacatttgcaggaagggattctgaggaactgagacaaatagtggtaacgagagagaaagtttaatggacaatataaaaactgaaaaatcaccgggcctggatgacatccacctgagagttctcaaagaactcaaatttgaaattgctgatctgctaactaaaatatgttacTTGTACCTCAGGTCCtcttccgtgcctgaggactggaaagtggcaaatgtaacgccaatcttcaaaaagggatccagggaggatcccggaaattacaggccagttagcttaacttctgtcccgggaaaactggtagaaagtatgattaaagctagattaactaagcacatagaagagcaagctttgctgaagaagagccagcatggtttctgcaagggaaagtcctgtctcagtaacctattagaattctttgagagtgtcaacaagcatatagatagaggtgatccagtgcacatagtgtacttagactttcaaaaagcgtttgacaaggtacctcaccaaagacttctgaggaagcttagcagtcatggaatcagaggagaggtcctcttgtggataaggaattggttaggaaacagaaagcagagagtaggaataaacagacagttctcccaatggagggctgtagaaagtggagtccctcaaggatcggtattgggacctgtacttttcaacttgttcattaatgacctagaattaggagtgagcagtgaagtggccaagtttgctgacgacactaaattgttcagggttgttaaaacaaagaaggattgcgaagagctccaaaaagatctctccaaactgagtgaatgggcggaaaaatggcaaatgcaattcaatataaacaagtgtaaaattatgcatattggagcaaaaaatctgaatttcacatatacgctcatggggtctgaactggcggtgactgaccaggagagagacctcggggttgtagtagacagcacgatgaaaatgtcgacccagtgtgcggcagctgtgaaaaaggcaaattccatgctagcgataattaggaaaggtattgaaaatgaaacagccgatatcataatgccgttgtataaatctatggtgtggccacatttggaatactgtgtacagttctggtcgcctcatctcaaaaaggatattatagagttggaaaaggttcagaagggggcaaccagaatgatcagggggatggagcgactcccttatgaggaaaggttgcagcatttggggctttttagtttgcaGAAAGGGTggttcagaggagacatgatagaagtgtataaaattatgcatggcattgagaaagtggatagagaaaagttcttctccctctctcataatactagaactcgtggacattcaaagaagctgaatgttggaagattcaggacagacaaaaggaagtacttctttactcagcacatagttaaactatggaatttggtcccacaagatgcagtaatggccaccagcttggatggttttaaaagaagattagaccaattcatggaggacagggctatcaatggctactagccatgatggctgtgctctgccaccctagtcagaggcagcatgcttctgaaaaccagttgccggaagcctcaggaggggagagtgttcttgcactcgggtcctgcttgcaggcttcccccaagcacctggttggcgactgtgagaacaggatgctggactagatgggccactggcctcattatgttcttatgtctgttccatgaccaactggtctagggcatagtcagtCCAGAAAAAGAGTCGTTCTTAAGGATCAGTCCAGGTCAGCCCCCAGCAGTTCCACAAAGGGTGAGAAAggctccctctctgaaaccccagagtgATGCTGCCATTCAGTGCAGACAAATCAGTCTTCAATGGAAGACAAGTCAGagcacagcacaggtaaaggtaggcaagcctagccagctggagaccctcactctatctcccttaTATTAACAGAAGCATAAGAACAAAAACAGCAGTGGCTCTTGCCCCCCTTCCAGTACTGCTAGCCGTGAGCATGGATTGTCTCCGTAGAGATTTTGATGGCATGGCCCATGTGCACGCCCTGTTCACCACCTTTTCTCTCTTATCCTTCCACGTTAAAGTTAGAGGTTGAAGCCTTGTGGAAGTACTGATGTGTATTAATTGAGGCTGTTAGAAGATTGCATTCATAGGTCAAAGAGGCCTTTCCAGAGCCCCTCATGGAGCCTGGTCATCCCACTCTCCCTGGGGATTGGTGGCAAGGTCCATATCTACTGATGCTGATGGCCCGTTCTGCCTGCAAGGTGCAAACAACTGCACAAGTGTCACAGCGCAGGAACGGAGCTGAGCTGAACCAGCTGTGACTTTGACCCATGAAACAATTTCCCTGTTGACCTTGTATCTTCCACACTCATTGTGGCTGGATTCCCAGGCACCTTAGACACCGCAAGGAAGAGGTGTTCTGGTGCCACAGTGGAATTTGGCTCGTGTTTCTCACCCTAAAACTCCTGCTGGATCGAGGAAGATAAGTGACAATGAAATCTTGAAGCGTTGCCAAAATAATAATGGAAAATGGGGAAAGGGGGGTGTTTCTTATATACATGTTGGTCTCTTTCACTCTAGTGTGAGTAACTGTTGGATATGCTCCCTACTCCCTATCCATGGGGAGGGAGGTGTTGCCCTTGTACCAATCCCTTTGAATGAAGAGAACCTCACCAATACGGCCCCCATTTTTATGCctatggaatggaaatggttCAGCGCAAATCCAACCTCGGACTTAGCCCCTGTGGCCCAATAAAATGGGGTTTGGTATGTCCTGTCAAGATTGggtgagttctgctttttgggaAACAAGACCAAAGGAAAGAAAGGCACAGAGGTTGGTGTAAGTAAATGCAAACATTATTTCACCCTTGAAGGGGACTGGAGAACTAACCACACCCAGAATCCCACTTTCTGCCAAGATTATCATGATTTTCATGCTTCCTGTAACTAttctattaaaatattaattttattttgaagtcggactactgactccacccaaaattgcttccgactcccacTCCCtgattccaactccacagccctggatgaaGGGAAGTGGAACAGTCTGTGGTTAAGGTAAGAGAAGGACACTGTCGGGGGTCTGAAACTCCCATAAAAATCTTGTTTGAAGCCCGGCTTCCCCGTATGGATGCAGAGAAAGAGCAGAACTCTGCTTAAAGTTCTTTCCACTTCAAAGCATTTATACATCTCTTCCCTTAAAAGGATCTTTTGATGTGACTGAAGGTAGCCATTCTGACAAAAGGTCTTTCAACACTACAAGCACGTATAAGGTTTATTCCCTGTAtgcgttctgtgatgcaaagtaaggtggccactctgactgaagctctttccacactccaagcatttataaggtttgtcccctgtgtgagttctttgatgcgaagaaaggccgctactgtcactgaagctttttccacactcaaagcatttataaggtttgtcccctgtgtgagttctttgatgcgaagaaaGGCTGCTACTgacactgaagctttttccacactcaaagcatttataaggtttctctcctgtatgagttctgtgatgcaaattaAGGTGGCTaccccgactgaagctctttccgcactgaaagcattgataaggtttgtctcctgtgtgagttctgtgatgcaaagtaagggcactactccgactgaagctctttccacattccaagcatttatgaggtttgtcccctgtatgagttcttttatGACTACTAAAGgcactactgtcactgaagctctttccacactccaagcattcataaggtttgctCCCTGTAtgtgttctgtgatgcaaagtaaggtggccactctgactgaagctctttccacactccaagcatagataaggtttgttccctgtgtgagttctttgatgcactgtAAGGGTGTATCTgttactgaagctttttccacactccaagcatttataagttttgtcccctgtgtgagttctgtgatgcgaagtaagggcgctactctgactgaagctctttccacactccaaacatttataaggtttgtcccctgtgtgagttctgcgATGCGAAAtaaggttgctactctgactgaagctctttccacactccaaacatttataaggtttgtcccctgtgtgagttctttgatgagaagaaaggttgctactctgactgaagctctttccacactccaagcatttataaggtttctcccctgtatgagttttgtgatgcaaatTAAGGTGGCTAtcccgactgaagctctttccgcactgaaagcattgataaggtttgtcccctgtgtgacttctttgatggaaagtaagggtgctactctgactaaagctctttccacactccaagcatttataaggtttgtcccctgtatgagttctttgatgagaagtaagggcGCTACGGtcactgaagccctttccacactccatgcatttaaaaggtttttcccctgtatgagttctttgatgagaagtaagggtgctatggtcaatgaagccctttccacactccaagcatttaaaaggtttttcccctgtgtgagttctgtgatgcaaagtaagggtgctactctgactgaagctctttccacactccaagcatttataaggtttgtctcctgtgtgagttctttgatgcgaagtaaggctgtcactccgactgaagctctttccacattccaagcatttataaggtttctctcctgtgtgagttctttgatgcgaagtacggatgctactccaactgaagctctttccacactccaagcatttataaggtttctctcctgtgtgagttctttgatgtgaagtaagggtgctactccaagtgaagctctttccatactccaagcatttataaggtttctctcctgtgtgagttctttgatgcgaagtaaggctgtcactccgactgaacctctttccacattccaagcattgataaggtttgtcccctgtgtgagttctttgatgcgaagtaaggctgtcactctgactgaacctctttccacattccaagcatttataaggtttgtctcctgtgtgagttttttgatgcgaagtaaggctgtcactccgactgaagctctttccacactcgaagcacttataaggtttgtctcctgtgtaaCATCTCTGATGCctagtaagggtgctactccgactgaagttctttccacactccaagcatataTGAGGTTTGTCCCTTGTGTGAGCCTGTCTCTCTTCTTGTCTCTTtactccatcttgactcctcagtttctgctcctgcatctgctcctcagctttttccagtgatacttcagatggtttTCCCTCAGCCTTGGacccccagatgtatcctgatggaatgaaacagaaaggagataaaatgctgtggagaaatcctgtgaatatattatgatttgtacttctgggagctctgttgatatcagagtttaactgtcaaAGCTCGAGGCCTTGTACGGAGCTAGTTTAGTAGTaggtgcttggtaacaggttTTCAAAAGAgaccagagagagacaactgtaACAAAAATGTGCTCCCTTGTAcctccatttaaggtggacagcccagtacttatgcacagctggaatttacAAACATAGGATGTATCCTGTCTTacaggaacatggccctttccaCTGCCTAGAGGGCAActcgcatcccctccctccctcacaaaATGTTACCTGCAACAcgacactctatttgtttaatctatatgtagaacatattaTATAGAAAGCTGGATTGGAAGAAGATgcaggaagtgtgaaaactggagggagaaatatcaataattgaagatatgcggggttacccttgaaaatggtctggaagctgcaactggtacagaatatgGCAgcccgcctgattaaaggcagccgccagcgagatcacattactccagtgttaaAGGAGTTACACCGTTTACCAgttattttccaggcccaattcacggtgttggttttaacctttaaaaccctgcatggtttcagcccagtctatttGAAAGAGTGCCTCCATCATCATTagagatgccgctcaacaagatcaacctcaaaaggccttctctccatcccaccagttaaaacaggtaAAGTGGTgaagactagggagagggctttttcaattgtggcccccacattgtggaattccctcccaaatgatctgcgTCATGCCCccactatgatgagcttccgccgggcgttgaagacctggctcttcaggcaggcttttggggtgggctaggttttactattactgttgagattttaatgttttaatgtaattacacgtttttattttgtatgtcgcccagagtggctggacaaccagccagatgggcaactaataaatctaataaataaataaataaatgcagacgataccatactcttagcagaaaccagtaatgatttgaactgaatgctgatgaaagttaaagaggaaagcacaaaagcaggactacagctgaacatcaagaacacTAAACTATTGACAACAGAAGagatatgtaactttaaagttggcaatgaggacattgaacttgtcaaggattatcaatacctcagcacagtcattacccaaattggagacaacagtcaagaaatcagaataagTCTTGGACTGGGAAGGGAAGCTATCAGAAAAGATCCTCATATGCAAAAATGGATCACCGAACACCAAAGTTaagatctttcagaccatggtattcctgatctctatgtatggatgtgaaagttggacagtgaaaagaaaaatcaactcatttggaatgtggtgttggagtagagctttgcgggtactatggactgtgaaaaagacaaataattaggtgtttagaacaaattaaaccagaactgtcactagaagctaaaatgatgaaactgaagttatcatactttggacacaccatgagaagacatgattcactagaaaagacaataatgctgagaaaaacaggagtagaaaaagcggaaggccaacaagagatggattgttgccataaaagaagcaacagacttgaacttacaagatctgaacagggaggtttgggatagatgctactggaggtcactgattctgagggtcgacataagtcatagtcgactttaaggcacataacacacacacacctatactATGTGAATTCAGCTTTAATTGATCCGAGAGAGCCCAGTGCCCAGCAAACCTCTGTGGGAAGAAATATCCTTAAAAGGTGGCCTGTGATATGCAGCCTTTGTGCCTCATCCACCATCAGGAAAAAGTCTGCAGTGGACCAGCCAAACAGCTTTATACCTGAGAGGACCAATATCCTGGAGGTAAGGAGTGACTTAGGATCAGGTAGATACTTGGCTGGGAAGCGCAGGGTGTGCTGTCCCTAGGACCACAGAATCATAAGTACTAAATTGGCCTCCCAGAGTCCTCCTGTCTGGGAAAAGGGGGTGTAGGAAATGATGGCAGCTCTACAGGATAATCTGAAAAGCATAGTGGGTCAGATTTGTGAAGCAGGGGTGGCAGAAAGGGAGTAAGAACGCTGTGCTTAACCTCTCCTAATTCTAACAGAACAGATCACCATCTCCTGAATCTCCCACATGAGGGCTGGCAGAATGGCAGTACTGAATGAAGAGCCTCACTATTCAACTCTCACAGCTGAACCAAAGGACAGGGGCATTACTAGGGCGGTGcgccaggtgcgggccgcactgggtgacaccacgagatgggg is from Rhineura floridana isolate rRhiFlo1 chromosome 3, rRhiFlo1.hap2, whole genome shotgun sequence and encodes:
- the LOC133379110 gene encoding zinc finger protein 91-like, with product MLASRAAWGEPGAKGYIWGSKAEGKPSEVSLEKAEEQMQEQKLRSQDGVKRQEERQAHTRDKPHICLECGKNFSRSSTLTRHQRCYTGDKPYKCFECGKSFSRSDSLTSHQKTHTGDKPYKCLECGKRFSQSDSLTSHQRTHTGDKPYQCLECGKRFSRSDSLTSHQRTHTGEKPYKCLEYGKSFTWSSTLTSHQRTHTGEKPYKCLECGKSFSWSSIRTSHQRTHTGEKPYKCLECGKSFSRSDSLTSHQRTHTGDKPYKCLECGKSFSQSSTLTLHHRTHTGEKPFKCLECGKGFIDHSTLTSHQRTHTGEKPFKCMECGKGFSDRSALTSHQRTHTGDKPYKCLECGKSFSQSSTLTFHQRSHTGDKPYQCFQCGKSFSRDSHLNLHHKTHTGEKPYKCLECGKSFSQSSNLSSHQRTHTGDKPYKCLECGKSFSQSSNLISHRRTHTGDKPYKCLECGKSFSQSSALTSHHRTHTGDKTYKCLECGKSFSNRYTLTVHQRTHTGNKPYLCLECGKSFSQSGHLTLHHRTHTGSKPYECLECGKSFSDSSAFSSHKRTHTGDKPHKCLECGKSFSRSSALTLHHRTHTGDKPYQCFQCGKSFSRGSHLNLHHRTHTGEKPYKCFECGKSFSVSSSLSSHQRTHTGDKPYKCFECGKSFSDSSGLSSHQRTHTGDKPYKCLECGKSFSQSGHLTLHHRTHTGNKPYTCL